From Methylobacterium radiodurans, a single genomic window includes:
- a CDS encoding methyl-accepting chemotaxis protein has protein sequence MALPAPRPMSAPRPVASGVEAPPTLEAIVRLAAEVRQLSQDKTGRIRQITGQARILALNALIEAARAGEHGRGFSVVAQEVRAIGAEVEGLARELETHLDGRIAALQQSVGAMAGRAQEERLVDLALNAVELIDRNLYERTCDVRWWATDSAIVDCAANLTPDAASYASGRLGVILSAYTVYLDLWLCDPAGRILATGRPDRYPGLAGRSVAGEPWFRDALALRSGDDYGCADIRQEPLLGNAQVATYAAGVRADGQVRGPLAGVLAIHFDWEPQARAIVEGVRVAPADRDRTRVLLVDARRRVLAASDGRGILGETVTADPGVATSGIVRDSASGRLTAFHRTPGYETYRGLGWYGMIEQTPA, from the coding sequence ATGGCCCTGCCTGCACCCCGCCCGATGTCCGCTCCCCGCCCCGTCGCGTCGGGCGTCGAGGCTCCGCCGACGCTGGAGGCGATCGTCCGCCTCGCCGCCGAGGTGCGTCAACTCTCGCAGGACAAGACGGGGCGGATCCGCCAGATCACCGGCCAAGCGCGGATCCTGGCGCTCAATGCCCTGATCGAGGCGGCGCGCGCGGGCGAGCACGGGCGCGGCTTCTCGGTGGTGGCGCAGGAGGTCCGGGCCATCGGCGCCGAGGTCGAGGGCCTCGCCCGCGAGTTGGAGACGCATCTCGACGGCCGGATCGCGGCGTTGCAGCAATCGGTCGGCGCGATGGCCGGCCGGGCGCAGGAGGAGCGGCTCGTCGATCTCGCGCTGAACGCCGTCGAGCTGATCGACCGCAACCTCTACGAGCGCACCTGCGACGTGCGCTGGTGGGCGACCGACTCGGCGATCGTGGACTGCGCGGCCAATCTCACGCCCGACGCCGCTTCCTACGCCTCCGGCCGGCTCGGCGTGATCCTCTCGGCCTACACGGTCTATCTCGACCTCTGGCTCTGCGACCCCGCCGGCCGCATCCTGGCGACGGGCCGGCCCGACCGCTATCCGGGGCTGGCCGGGCGCAGCGTGGCGGGCGAGCCCTGGTTCCGGGACGCGCTCGCCCTGCGCAGCGGCGACGATTACGGCTGTGCCGACATCCGGCAGGAGCCGCTCCTGGGCAACGCGCAGGTGGCGACCTACGCGGCCGGCGTGCGGGCGGACGGGCAGGTGCGCGGCCCGCTCGCGGGCGTGCTCGCCATCCATTTCGACTGGGAGCCCCAGGCCCGCGCCATCGTCGAGGGCGTGCGGGTGGCGCCCGCCGACCGGGACCGGACCCGCGTCCTGCTGGTTGACGCGCGCCGCCGGGTGCTCGCCGCCTCGGACGGGCGCGGCATCCTCGGCGAGACCGTGACGGCCGATCCGGGCGTTGCGACGAGCGGCATCGTGCGCGATTCGGCCAGCGGCCGGCTCACCGCCTTTCACCGTACGCCGGGCTACGAGACCTATCGCGGGCTCGGCTGGTACGGGATGATCGAGCAGACCCCCGCCTGA
- the moaB gene encoding molybdenum cofactor biosynthesis protein B: MASETHARSFIPLGIAVLTVSDTRGLTDDRSGDTLSQRLTEAGHRLADRAVVTDDVPAIRARVEAWIRDPGIDVVITTGGTGFTGRDVTPEAVEPLFEKRMDGFSAVFHRISYDKIGTSTLQSRATAGLARSTFIFALPGSPGACRDAWDGILAQQLDYRHRPCNFVEIMPRLDEHLRRGAPA; encoded by the coding sequence ATGGCCAGCGAGACGCACGCACGCAGCTTCATCCCCCTCGGCATCGCGGTCCTGACCGTGTCGGACACCCGCGGCCTCACGGACGACCGCTCCGGCGACACCCTGAGCCAGCGCCTCACCGAGGCCGGGCACCGGCTGGCCGACAGGGCCGTGGTCACCGACGACGTGCCGGCGATCCGCGCCCGGGTCGAGGCCTGGATCCGCGATCCCGGGATCGATGTGGTGATCACGACGGGCGGCACCGGCTTCACCGGCCGCGACGTCACGCCCGAGGCCGTCGAGCCCCTGTTCGAGAAGCGCATGGACGGCTTCTCGGCGGTGTTCCACCGCATCTCCTACGACAAGATCGGCACCTCGACCCTGCAGTCGCGGGCGACCGCGGGCCTGGCGCGCTCGACCTTCATCTTCGCCCTGCCGGGCTCGCCCGGCGCCTGCCGCGATGCCTGGGACGGGATCCTGGCGCAGCAGCTCGACTACCGCCACCGGCCCTGCAACTTCGTGGAGATCATGCCGCGGCTCGACGAGCACCTGCGGCGGGGCGCGCCCGCCTGA
- a CDS encoding UDP-2,3-diacylglucosamine diphosphatase has protein sequence MSEEPETVRVRTLFLSDTHLGTKGCQAGLLLDFLKDYDADVIYLVGDIVDGWQLRSGWYWPQGHNDVVQKLLRKVRKGAHIVYVPGNHDEFLRDYIGTTFGGIEIAESRIHEAADGRRYLVIHGDQFDMVVRHARWLAHLGDGAYTFALWVNTGLNRVRRRLGLSYWSLSAWAKLKVKNAVNFIGQFEEFLTDEARRQGADGVICGHIHHAANREIAGLRYLNTGDWVESCTAIVEHYDGRMEVLHYPSILRARAAAEAEPPAEEPALPGRRAVA, from the coding sequence GTGAGCGAGGAGCCGGAGACCGTGCGCGTTCGGACGCTGTTCCTGTCCGACACGCATCTCGGCACGAAGGGCTGCCAGGCCGGGCTGCTCCTCGATTTCCTCAAGGACTACGACGCCGACGTGATCTACCTCGTCGGCGACATCGTCGACGGCTGGCAGCTGCGCTCGGGCTGGTACTGGCCGCAAGGCCACAACGACGTGGTGCAGAAGCTGCTGCGCAAGGTCCGCAAGGGCGCCCACATCGTCTACGTGCCGGGCAACCACGACGAGTTCCTGCGCGACTATATCGGCACCACCTTCGGCGGGATCGAGATCGCCGAGAGCCGCATCCACGAAGCCGCGGACGGCCGGCGCTATCTCGTCATCCACGGCGACCAGTTCGACATGGTGGTGCGCCACGCCCGCTGGCTCGCGCATCTGGGCGACGGCGCCTACACCTTCGCGCTCTGGGTCAATACGGGTCTCAACCGGGTCCGCCGCCGGCTCGGCCTGTCCTACTGGTCGCTCTCGGCCTGGGCCAAGCTGAAGGTGAAGAACGCCGTCAACTTCATCGGCCAGTTCGAAGAGTTCCTCACCGACGAGGCGAGGCGCCAGGGCGCGGACGGGGTGATCTGCGGCCACATCCACCACGCCGCCAACCGCGAGATCGCGGGCCTGCGCTACCTCAACACGGGCGACTGGGTGGAATCCTGCACGGCGATCGTCGAGCACTACGATGGCCGCATGGAGGTGCTGCACTATCCGAGCATCCTGCGGGCCCGCGCGGCGGCGGAGGCCGAGCCGCCCGCCGAGGAGCCGGCGCTGCCCGGGCGGCGGGCCGTCGCGTGA
- the bioB gene encoding biotin synthase BioB, giving the protein MSETPSPHSFGPNSFGPFASATELGAIRHDWSVTEIRAIHDMPLLDLVHRAGTVHRMHNDPADIQRAALLSIKTGGCPEDCAYCPQSAHHKGTALPRERLMPVETVLKEAAAAKANGAHRFCMGAAWRQPKDGPEFDAVLAMVRGVRGLGMEACVTLGMLTPAQAGRLAEAGLTSYNHNLDTGPDFYGDIISTRTYEDRLKTLENVRAAGIGVCCGGIVGMGEGVTDRAQMLQVLANHAPHPESVPINALVAVAGTPLEDRPAVDPLDLVRMCATARIVMPKARVRLSAGRKSLTREAQILCFLAGANSIFYGERLLTTANNEADDDAALLRDIGITVHEPVLAAAE; this is encoded by the coding sequence ATGAGCGAGACGCCATCTCCCCATTCCTTCGGGCCCAATTCCTTCGGGCCCTTTGCCTCCGCGACCGAGTTGGGCGCGATCCGCCACGACTGGAGCGTGACCGAGATCCGGGCGATCCACGACATGCCGTTGCTGGATCTCGTGCACCGGGCCGGCACCGTGCACCGGATGCACAACGACCCGGCCGACATCCAGCGGGCCGCGCTGCTCTCGATCAAGACCGGCGGCTGCCCGGAGGATTGCGCCTACTGCCCGCAATCGGCCCACCACAAGGGCACGGCGCTGCCCCGCGAGCGGCTGATGCCGGTCGAGACGGTGCTGAAAGAGGCCGCCGCCGCCAAGGCCAACGGCGCGCACCGCTTCTGCATGGGCGCGGCCTGGCGCCAGCCGAAGGACGGGCCCGAATTCGACGCCGTGCTCGCCATGGTGCGGGGCGTGCGCGGGCTCGGCATGGAGGCCTGCGTCACGCTCGGCATGCTCACCCCCGCGCAGGCCGGGCGCCTCGCCGAGGCCGGGCTCACCTCCTACAACCACAACCTCGATACCGGGCCGGACTTCTACGGCGACATCATCTCGACGCGCACCTACGAGGACCGGCTGAAGACGCTGGAGAACGTGCGGGCGGCCGGCATCGGCGTCTGCTGCGGCGGCATCGTCGGCATGGGTGAGGGCGTCACCGACCGCGCCCAGATGCTGCAGGTGCTGGCCAACCACGCGCCGCATCCCGAGAGCGTGCCGATCAACGCGCTGGTGGCCGTCGCGGGCACGCCGCTGGAGGACCGGCCCGCGGTCGATCCCCTCGACCTCGTGCGGATGTGCGCGACCGCGCGCATCGTGATGCCGAAGGCGCGGGTGCGGCTCAGTGCGGGCCGCAAGAGCCTGACGCGCGAGGCGCAGATCCTCTGCTTCCTGGCCGGCGCCAACTCGATCTTCTACGGCGAGCGCCTGCTCACCACCGCCAACAACGAGGCGGACGACGACGCCGCCCTCCTGCGCGACATCGGCATCACCGTGCACGAGCCGGTCCTGGCCGCGGCCGAGTAG
- a CDS encoding OmpP1/FadL family transporter, giving the protein MTGRGRALALAGVAATGLWAGAHEARAGAFGIREQSTQAQGLSFAGAASGSGGVSSMFWNPAVITMRPGWVTEQNLTFINLSAEITPTLGTNPGFLPLGSSGEIGQGAVVPAGATSYQLSDRLWIGLQTGAPFGLVTKPNQVWAGEVYARSSRIFSLAFNPVIGFKVNEWLSVAAGPNIEYFRLTLRQALPIPGLSPTVYPSAFLKGESWGVGFTAGATITPWAGTVLGVGYRSSVHHDIEGSIGVPLVALARTAGQVTANLNTPEKLSVGLTQAINPVTRINLGFEWDNWSRLGNIGIVSRTLGVPVSNLPLDYKDGYTYSIGAEYDWSPNLTLRGGFAYELSPIVFANRSARLPDGDRYIASIGASYRWNEKLTLNLAYSHFFLDRNRILSGPGRDYNVGNIAFAGYTDASADIVSVGFRYVLGEPARPVAPAPLVRKY; this is encoded by the coding sequence ATGACGGGCAGGGGTCGGGCTCTGGCGCTGGCGGGCGTCGCGGCGACGGGTTTGTGGGCGGGCGCGCACGAGGCGCGGGCCGGTGCCTTCGGCATCCGCGAGCAGAGCACGCAGGCGCAGGGCCTCTCCTTCGCGGGCGCCGCGTCGGGCTCCGGCGGCGTCTCCTCGATGTTCTGGAACCCCGCGGTCATCACCATGCGGCCGGGCTGGGTGACCGAGCAGAACCTCACCTTCATCAACCTGTCGGCGGAGATCACGCCGACGCTCGGCACCAATCCGGGCTTCCTGCCGCTCGGCAGCTCGGGCGAGATCGGCCAGGGCGCCGTGGTGCCGGCGGGCGCCACCTCCTACCAGCTCAGCGACCGGCTCTGGATCGGCCTGCAGACGGGCGCGCCCTTCGGCCTCGTGACCAAGCCGAACCAGGTCTGGGCCGGCGAGGTCTACGCCCGCTCGAGCCGGATCTTCTCGCTCGCCTTCAACCCGGTGATCGGCTTCAAGGTCAACGAGTGGCTCTCGGTCGCGGCCGGCCCGAACATCGAGTATTTCCGCCTGACGCTCCGGCAGGCCCTGCCGATCCCGGGCCTCTCGCCGACGGTCTATCCGAGCGCCTTCCTGAAGGGCGAGTCCTGGGGCGTCGGCTTCACGGCGGGCGCCACTATCACGCCCTGGGCCGGCACGGTGCTGGGCGTCGGCTACCGCTCCTCGGTGCACCACGACATCGAGGGCTCGATCGGCGTGCCGCTGGTGGCCCTCGCCCGCACGGCCGGGCAGGTCACCGCCAACCTCAACACGCCCGAGAAGCTCAGCGTCGGCCTGACCCAGGCGATCAACCCGGTCACCCGGATCAATCTCGGCTTCGAGTGGGACAACTGGAGCCGGCTGGGCAATATCGGCATCGTCTCGCGCACGCTCGGCGTGCCGGTGAGCAACCTGCCGCTCGACTACAAGGACGGCTACACCTACTCGATCGGCGCCGAGTACGACTGGTCGCCCAACCTCACCCTGCGCGGCGGCTTCGCCTACGAACTCTCGCCGATCGTCTTCGCCAACCGCTCGGCGCGCCTGCCGGACGGCGACCGCTACATCGCCTCGATCGGCGCGAGCTACCGCTGGAACGAGAAGCTGACGCTCAACCTCGCCTACTCGCACTTCTTCCTCGACCGCAACCGGATCCTCTCCGGCCCGGGCCGCGACTACAACGTCGGCAACATCGCCTTCGCGGGCTACACGGATGCCAGCGCCGACATCGTCTCGGTCGGCTTCCGCTACGTCCTCGGCGAGCCGGCCCGCCCGGTCGCGCCCGCGCCGCTGGTGCGAAAGTACTGA
- a CDS encoding ribonuclease HII, with protein MPPFDPAEAARYPAAIGCDEVGRGALCGPVVVAAVWFDPAALPGDLLARLDDSKRVPEPVRERLTPLIRAHGRVAVAAGSRALIDRLNVRVATLDAMRRAVLRLALVAPVLVDGRDGVPGLALPCRAVIGGDRLVPQIAAASIVAKTVRDDLMRRLAHRHPGYGWERNVGYGTALHRAGLAARGRSPHHRLTFTRGFA; from the coding sequence ATGCCCCCTTTCGACCCGGCCGAGGCCGCCCGATATCCGGCCGCGATCGGCTGCGACGAGGTGGGACGCGGTGCGCTGTGCGGCCCCGTTGTGGTCGCGGCGGTCTGGTTCGACCCCGCAGCCCTGCCCGGCGACCTGCTGGCGCGGCTCGACGACAGCAAGCGCGTGCCGGAACCCGTGCGCGAGCGCCTCACGCCCCTGATCCGGGCGCACGGGCGCGTTGCGGTGGCGGCGGGCTCGCGGGCGCTGATCGATCGCCTGAACGTGCGGGTCGCGACCCTCGACGCCATGCGGCGCGCGGTGCTGCGGCTTGCCCTCGTCGCCCCTGTGCTGGTCGACGGGCGCGACGGCGTGCCGGGCCTGGCCCTGCCCTGCCGCGCGGTGATCGGCGGCGACCGGCTGGTGCCGCAGATCGCCGCCGCCTCGATCGTCGCCAAGACGGTGCGCGACGACCTGATGCGCCGCCTCGCCCACCGCCACCCGGGCTACGGCTGGGAGCGCAATGTCGGCTACGGCACGGCGCTGCACCGGGCCGGGCTCGCGGCGCGGGGCCGGAGCCCGCACCACCGCCTGACCTTCACCCGCGGCTTCGCCTGA
- a CDS encoding LL-diaminopimelate aminotransferase yields MTDFHRIKRLPPYVFEQVNRIKAAARANGADIIDLGMGNPDLDAPKHVIAKLVETAGRPRTDRYSASKGIAGLRRAQAAYYQRRFGVSLNPDTQVVATLGSKEGFANMAQAITAPGDVVLVPNPSYPIHAFGFLMAGGVIRSVPAEPTPAMFPALEKAVQHSIPKPVALVVCYPSNPTAYVAGLDFYKDLVAFAKKHELILLSDLAYAEVYFDGEPPPSVLQVPGAIDCTVEFTSLSKTYSMAGWRMGFAVGNERLLAALTRVKSYLDYGAFTPIQVAASAALNGPDDCIAEMRGIYRKRRDALVDSFGKAGWTIPSPSASMFAWVPIPEKYRALGSLEFSKLLLEKSDVAVAPGIGFGEYGDDYVRIALVENEQRIRQAARNIRRFFDNADKTLHNVVPMQKAG; encoded by the coding sequence ATGACCGACTTTCATCGCATCAAGCGCCTGCCCCCCTACGTCTTCGAGCAGGTGAACCGGATCAAGGCCGCCGCCCGCGCCAACGGCGCCGACATCATCGATCTCGGCATGGGCAACCCCGACCTCGACGCCCCCAAGCACGTCATCGCCAAGCTGGTCGAGACGGCGGGGCGCCCGCGCACCGACCGCTACTCGGCCTCGAAGGGCATCGCGGGCCTGCGCCGGGCCCAGGCCGCCTACTATCAGCGCCGCTTCGGCGTCTCGCTGAACCCCGACACGCAGGTGGTGGCGACGCTGGGCTCCAAGGAGGGCTTCGCCAACATGGCGCAGGCGATCACGGCGCCGGGCGACGTGGTGCTGGTGCCCAACCCGAGCTACCCGATCCACGCCTTCGGCTTCCTGATGGCGGGCGGCGTCATCCGCTCGGTCCCGGCCGAGCCGACGCCCGCGATGTTCCCGGCCCTCGAGAAGGCGGTGCAGCACTCGATCCCGAAGCCCGTCGCGCTCGTGGTCTGCTACCCCTCGAACCCGACCGCCTACGTGGCGGGCCTGGATTTCTACAAGGATCTGGTCGCCTTCGCGAAGAAGCACGAGCTGATCCTGCTCTCGGACCTCGCCTACGCCGAGGTCTATTTCGACGGCGAGCCGCCGCCCTCCGTGCTGCAGGTGCCGGGCGCGATCGACTGCACGGTCGAGTTCACCTCGCTCTCGAAGACCTACTCGATGGCCGGCTGGCGCATGGGCTTCGCGGTCGGCAACGAGCGGCTGCTGGCGGCACTCACCCGGGTGAAGTCCTACCTCGATTACGGCGCCTTCACGCCGATCCAGGTGGCGGCGAGCGCGGCGCTCAACGGGCCGGACGACTGCATCGCGGAGATGCGGGGCATCTACCGCAAGCGCCGCGACGCGCTGGTGGATTCCTTCGGCAAGGCCGGCTGGACCATCCCCTCGCCGTCGGCCTCGATGTTCGCCTGGGTGCCGATCCCGGAGAAGTACCGCGCGCTCGGCAGCCTGGAATTCTCCAAGCTCCTGCTGGAGAAGTCCGACGTGGCCGTGGCGCCGGGCATCGGCTTCGGCGAGTACGGCGACGACTACGTCCGCATCGCACTGGTCGAGAACGAGCAGCGCATCCGGCAGGCGGCGCGCAACATCCGGCGCTTCTTCGACAACGCCGACAAGACGCTGCACAACGTCGTGCCGATGCAGAAGGCCGGCTGA
- a CDS encoding glycosyltransferase family 4 protein yields MRRLLIATDAWHPQVNGVVRSLQHMVEAGRAHGFDTVLLTHQDFRSVPLPGYPEIRLAHATRRKVAARWDGLSPTHVHVATEGTVGYATRRHCLARGRPFTTSYHTRFPEYLSARLPVPEAWSYAWLRRFHGAACGTMVSTPSLERELSERGFANLMRWTRGVDTELFRPAEPGEALPAELADLPRPIFLFVGRLAVEKNVEAFLRLDLPGSRVVVGDGPDRARLEGLGLGARFLGTRTGAALARIYAGADVFVFPSLTDTFGIVLLEALACGTPVAAFPVTGPLDVIGGTRAGILDADLRAAALAALAVPREAARAEALRHTWAESARQFFGNIASAHALEGTSARGAPALAGLR; encoded by the coding sequence GTGAGGCGGCTCCTCATCGCCACAGACGCGTGGCACCCGCAGGTCAACGGCGTCGTGCGCTCGCTCCAGCACATGGTCGAGGCCGGACGTGCGCACGGCTTCGACACGGTGCTGCTGACCCACCAGGATTTCCGCTCGGTGCCGCTGCCGGGCTATCCCGAGATCCGGCTGGCCCACGCCACCCGCCGCAAGGTCGCGGCGCGCTGGGACGGGCTCAGCCCCACCCATGTCCACGTCGCCACCGAGGGGACGGTGGGCTACGCCACGCGGCGCCACTGCCTGGCGCGGGGGCGGCCCTTCACCACGAGCTACCACACGCGCTTTCCCGAGTACCTCTCGGCCCGGCTGCCGGTGCCGGAGGCCTGGAGCTACGCGTGGCTGCGCCGCTTCCACGGCGCGGCCTGCGGCACCATGGTGAGCACGCCCTCCCTGGAGCGGGAACTGAGCGAGCGGGGCTTCGCCAACCTGATGCGCTGGACCCGCGGCGTCGACACGGAGCTGTTCCGACCGGCCGAACCGGGCGAGGCCCTGCCGGCGGAACTCGCCGACCTGCCCCGGCCAATCTTCCTGTTCGTCGGCCGGCTCGCGGTGGAGAAGAACGTCGAGGCCTTCCTGCGGCTCGACCTTCCGGGCAGCCGCGTCGTCGTCGGCGACGGGCCGGACCGGGCGCGGCTCGAAGGTCTGGGCCTGGGCGCGCGCTTCCTCGGCACGCGCACCGGGGCGGCGCTCGCGCGGATCTACGCGGGCGCCGACGTCTTCGTCTTCCCGAGCCTCACCGACACCTTCGGCATCGTGCTGCTCGAAGCGCTCGCCTGCGGCACGCCGGTCGCGGCCTTCCCGGTCACCGGCCCGCTCGACGTGATCGGCGGCACGCGGGCCGGCATCCTCGACGCCGACCTACGCGCGGCGGCGCTCGCGGCGCTCGCCGTCCCGCGCGAGGCCGCCCGCGCGGAGGCCCTGCGCCACACCTGGGCCGAGAGCGCGCGCCAGTTCTTCGGCAACATCGCGAGCGCCCACGCGCTGGAGGGGACGTCCGCCCGGGGCGCACCGGCCCTGGCCGGGCTGCGTTGA
- a CDS encoding fumarylacetoacetate hydrolase family protein, with the protein MKLIRHGAQGSEKPGLVDRNGGFRDLSAILRDIAGPALARDALDRLRMIDPESLPLLPKDIRLGPCVGGTRNFVAIGLNFADHAAETGAPIPAEPILFNKAPSCISGPNDPVIIPKSSAKTDWEVELAVVIGARASYVHANEALDYVAGLCICNDVSEREWQMERGGTWTKGKGCPTFGPIGPWLVTLDEIPDLKALSMSLDVSGQRMQTGSTATMIFDVAQLVAYTSHFMMLEPGDIITTGTPPGVGLGMKPPRYLRPGDEMVLRIDGLGEQRQTVMAFDDWTAKVSSGEPTH; encoded by the coding sequence ATGAAGCTGATCCGCCACGGCGCACAGGGGAGCGAGAAGCCGGGCCTCGTCGACCGGAATGGCGGCTTCCGGGACCTCTCGGCGATCCTGCGCGACATCGCGGGACCAGCGCTCGCCAGGGACGCGCTCGACCGGCTGCGGATGATCGATCCCGAGAGCCTGCCGCTGCTGCCGAAGGACATCCGGCTCGGCCCCTGCGTGGGCGGCACCCGCAACTTCGTCGCCATCGGCCTGAACTTCGCCGACCACGCCGCCGAGACCGGCGCGCCGATCCCCGCGGAGCCGATCCTCTTCAACAAGGCCCCCTCCTGCATCTCGGGTCCGAACGACCCGGTGATCATCCCGAAATCCTCGGCCAAGACCGACTGGGAGGTGGAGCTCGCCGTGGTGATCGGCGCGCGGGCGAGCTACGTCCACGCCAACGAGGCGCTCGACTACGTGGCGGGCCTCTGCATCTGCAACGACGTCTCCGAGCGCGAGTGGCAGATGGAGCGTGGCGGCACCTGGACGAAGGGCAAGGGCTGCCCGACCTTCGGCCCGATTGGGCCCTGGCTCGTCACCCTCGACGAGATCCCGGATCTCAAGGCCCTGTCCATGAGCCTCGATGTCTCCGGCCAGCGCATGCAGACCGGCTCCACCGCGACCATGATCTTCGACGTGGCCCAGCTCGTCGCCTACACCTCGCATTTCATGATGCTGGAGCCCGGCGACATCATCACCACCGGCACGCCGCCGGGCGTCGGCCTCGGCATGAAGCCGCCGCGCTATCTCAGGCCCGGCGACGAGATGGTGCTGCGCATCGACGGCCTCGGCGAGCAGCGCCAGACCGTCATGGCCTTCGACGACTGGACCGCGAAGGTCTCCTCCGGCGAGCCGACGCACTGA
- a CDS encoding PHA/PHB synthase family protein, with amino-acid sequence MTSPHTPPPQVPDFEALARNAGQFVETMGRNVSQLLKPAEAGAGGSDELKEMSRALGTVAEHWLSDPQKSIEAQTRLGEAFVTLWGSTLVRLQGSPAPPVAAPEPKDPRFAHADWTQNPYFDFIKQAYLILVRWSEDLVDQAEGLDEPTRHKAQFYLRQITSALSPSNFVLTNPELIRQTFAENGANLVRGLQMLQEDIEAGKGELRVRQSDQASFEVGRNVAVSPGAVVFRNELIELIQYAPSTETVLKRPFLIVPPWINKFYILDLNPQKSFIKWMVDQGLTVFCISWVNPDARHADKDFESYMREGIEAAIDAIGAATGEREVAAAGYCVGGTLLGVTLAHQAATGNTRIKSATLLTTQVDFTHAGDLKVFADEAQIRQVEARMAERGYLDGARMANAFNMLRPNDLIWSYVVNNYVKGKPPAAFDLLYWNSDATRMPAANHAFYLRNCYLENALAKGKMVLGNVRLDLGRVKVPVFNLATREDHIAPALSVFEGSSKFGGPVDYVLAGSGHIAGVVNPPAKPKYGFWTGGPAKGRLEDWIAAATEHKGSWWPYWFSWLEAQAPERVPARIPGEGPLPSLGPAPGTYVRIKS; translated from the coding sequence GTGACGAGCCCCCACACGCCGCCGCCGCAGGTGCCCGATTTCGAGGCATTGGCGCGCAATGCCGGCCAGTTCGTCGAGACCATGGGCCGCAACGTCTCGCAGCTTCTGAAGCCCGCGGAGGCGGGCGCGGGCGGCTCGGACGAATTGAAGGAGATGAGCCGGGCGCTCGGCACCGTCGCCGAGCACTGGCTCTCCGACCCGCAGAAGAGCATCGAGGCGCAGACGCGGCTCGGCGAGGCCTTCGTCACGCTCTGGGGCTCCACCCTGGTCAGGCTGCAGGGCAGCCCCGCCCCGCCGGTCGCCGCGCCGGAGCCGAAGGACCCGCGCTTCGCCCACGCCGACTGGACCCAGAACCCCTATTTCGACTTCATCAAGCAGGCCTACCTGATCCTCGTGCGCTGGTCCGAGGATCTGGTGGACCAGGCCGAGGGCCTCGATGAGCCGACCCGCCACAAGGCGCAGTTCTACCTGCGCCAGATCACCAGCGCGCTCTCGCCCTCGAACTTCGTTCTGACCAACCCCGAGCTGATCCGGCAGACGTTTGCCGAGAACGGAGCCAACCTCGTGCGCGGCCTGCAGATGCTCCAGGAGGACATCGAGGCGGGCAAGGGCGAGCTCCGGGTGCGCCAGTCGGACCAGGCGAGCTTCGAGGTCGGCCGCAACGTCGCGGTCAGCCCCGGCGCGGTGGTGTTCCGCAACGAGCTGATCGAGTTGATCCAGTACGCGCCCTCGACCGAGACGGTGCTGAAGCGCCCCTTCCTGATCGTGCCGCCCTGGATCAACAAGTTCTACATCCTCGACCTGAATCCGCAGAAGAGCTTCATCAAGTGGATGGTCGATCAGGGCCTGACCGTGTTCTGCATCTCCTGGGTCAATCCGGACGCCCGGCACGCGGACAAGGACTTCGAGAGCTACATGCGCGAGGGGATCGAGGCGGCGATCGACGCGATCGGCGCCGCGACCGGCGAGCGCGAGGTGGCGGCGGCGGGCTACTGCGTCGGCGGCACGCTGCTCGGCGTGACGCTGGCCCATCAGGCCGCCACCGGCAACACCCGGATCAAGAGCGCGACGCTGCTGACCACGCAGGTCGACTTCACCCATGCGGGCGACCTGAAGGTCTTCGCCGACGAGGCGCAGATCCGGCAGGTCGAGGCCCGCATGGCCGAGCGTGGCTATCTCGACGGCGCGCGCATGGCCAACGCCTTCAACATGCTCCGGCCGAATGACCTGATCTGGTCCTACGTCGTTAACAATTACGTCAAGGGCAAGCCGCCGGCGGCCTTCGACCTCCTGTACTGGAACTCCGACGCCACCCGGATGCCGGCGGCCAACCACGCCTTCTACCTGCGCAACTGCTACCTTGAGAACGCGCTGGCCAAGGGGAAGATGGTGCTGGGCAACGTGCGTCTGGACCTCGGCCGGGTGAAGGTGCCGGTCTTCAACCTCGCGACGCGCGAGGATCATATCGCCCCGGCGCTTTCCGTCTTCGAGGGCTCGTCCAAGTTCGGCGGCCCGGTCGATTACGTGCTGGCGGGCTCCGGCCACATCGCGGGCGTGGTGAACCCGCCCGCGAAGCCGAAATACGGCTTCTGGACCGGTGGACCCGCCAAGGGGCGGCTCGAGGACTGGATCGCGGCTGCCACCGAGCACAAGGGCTCGTGGTGGCCCTACTGGTTCTCCTGGCTGGAGGCCCAGGCGCCCGAGCGCGTCCCGGCGCGCATCCCCGGCGAAGGCCCCCTGCCCTCCCTCGGACCGGCGCCCGGCACCTACGTCCGGATCAAGTCCTGA